One genomic segment of Trichoplusia ni isolate ovarian cell line Hi5 chromosome 5, tn1, whole genome shotgun sequence includes these proteins:
- the LOC113493965 gene encoding uncharacterized protein LOC113493965 has translation MAGHGKDDDPKLKGIARIFNSQTNRGRANTSKATMGLVAGLFIYYKFFRSTGKPNKKKIIRMAGDASVDESQLKGLSKYFNSQTNRGRANTAKATYAVMGALILYFTLKPKAKK, from the exons ATGGCAGGACATGGGAAAGACGATGATCCAAAATTGAAAGGCATTGCCCGCATTTTTAATAGTCAAACAAATCGAGGCAGAGCCAAC ACATCTAAAGCGACGATGGGTCTTGTTGCTGGGCTATTTATATACTACAAGTTTTTCAGAAGTACAGGGAAACCAAATAAGAAGAAAAT tatcag AATGGCCGGAGACGCTTCTGTCGATGAATCCCAGCTGAAGGGCTTGTCCAAATATTTCAACAGCCAGACAAACCGAGGCAGAGCTAAC ACCGCCAAGGCAACATACGCAGTCATGGGTGCCCTGATCTTATACTTCACTCTGAAACCCAAGGCAAAGAAGTAA
- the LOC113494490 gene encoding leucine-rich repeat-containing protein 57 isoform X2 gives MALAVTRVVLKCEDAQKTQVLDLSECQLMQVPDAVYHLMRHTELKSCDLSGNVITKIPPKFAVKFSLITDLNLSNNQMAKLPDELCTLACLERLDISHNSFVALPHITFQCPSLHTLLAHHNQIIEIDVDRMARSRALEYVDLSDNPIPPRMHDELKQLSRPSVSVSERQKEDWEEDLIL, from the exons ATGGCTTTAGCCGTGACTCGAGTGGTTTTAAAATGCGAAGACGCACAGAAAACTCAAGTACTAG accTATCGGAATGCCAGCTGATGCAAGTACCTGATGCTGTGTACCACTTGATGCGACACACAGAACTCAAGAGCTGTGATCTCAGCGGCAATGTTATTACTAAGATACCTCCTAAGTTTGCAGTCaagtttagtttaattacag ATTTAAACCTGTCCAACAACCAAATGGCGAAGCTCCCTGATGAGTTGTGCACACTAGCCTGCCTGGAGCGGCTGGACATATCACACAACTCCTTTGTGGCTCTGCCCCACATCACCTTCCAGTGCCCCAGCCTGCACACTCTGCTTGCACATCACAATCAGATCATTG AAATCGATGTGGACAGAATGGCAAGATCTCGCGCCCTCGAGTACGTTGACCTCAGTGACAACCCCATTCCTCCGCGCATGCACGACGAGCTCAAGCAACTGTCGCGGCCCTCAGTGTCCGTGTCCGAGAGACAGAAAGAAGACTGGGAGGAGGACCTCATACTATAA